CGGTCGGTGTCCTCGATCCGCAGCAGGAACGACCCGCCGTGGTGACGGGCGAACAGCCAGTTGAACACCGCCGTGCGGGCTGTGCCGATGTGGAGGGTGCCGGTGGGGCTGGGGGCGAGACGAACACGCACCGCGCCAGCTGTGTTCACCTGCTGAACTCCTGGAGGTCCATCGGAGAGTGGCCGATGGTGGGAACGGGACTGACGGGGCTCGAACCCGCAACTTCCGCCGTGACAGGGCGGTGCTCTAACCGATTGAACTACAGTCCCAGATTGACCTTCAGGCGCAGGGGCCCTCAGGCGAGGTCGTCAGGTGATGGCCCAGCTCAGGCACGGGTTCAGGCTTGTGAAGGCCTGGCAGGCTTGGATTCGGGCCGCTCGGGCGACCTGAAAAGTATCCGCGATCACTGGCCCCATCGTCAACAGATTGGAATCGACCAACCCCCGACAGGGTGATGGGGCCAAAGCACTGTTCAGAGCCTGAATCCGGTCAGGGCCTGAATCCGGCCGGTTCGATCAGCCGCACCTGGTTGCCCCGGGCCGTGAACTCACGCCCCTGGTCGCTCTGGACTACCACCCGACCACCGGATTTGACCCGGATGACCCGCGCCCGGACCCAGCCCAGGGCGGCGGATTCGAGCACCTTGACGACATCACCGGGTTGTAAATCCAACTCCATGTCCGGAACCACGAAACAGCAGATGGGGACATCGAACGCGCCGTGGAGGACTTGAACCCCCGACATCAGGTTTTGGAGACCTGCGTTCTACCAACTGAACTAACGGCGCAGAGCCGATGTCCCCAGGATGAGAATGACGAGCTGGAAGGAAAACTCCTGGCGGAGTGCTCGTCAGCGGTCGAAGCGTTGCTTGACCCGGGTGGCTTTACCCACCCGATCGCGCAGGTAGAAAAGCTTCGCCCGGCGCACCTTACCGCGTCGCTCCACGTTCACAAAAGCCACCTGGGGGCTGTGGAGCAGGAAGATCCGTTCCACGCCCACGCCCTGGAAAATCCGACGCACCGTGATGGTGGCGTTGAGGCCGCCGTGGCGCTTGGCGATCACCACGCCCTCATACGGCTGCACGCGCTCCTTGTTGCCTTCCCGGATGCGAACGCCCACCTTCACGGTGTCGCCCACGTAGATCTCGGGGAGTTCGTCCTTGAGCTGCTCGGCCTCGAACGCCTGG
This sequence is a window from Cyanobium sp. PCC 7001. Protein-coding genes within it:
- a CDS encoding hyperconserved protein Hcp, giving the protein MELDLQPGDVVKVLESAALGWVRARVIRVKSGGRVVVQSDQGREFTARGNQVRLIEPAGFRP
- the rplS gene encoding 50S ribosomal protein L19; amino-acid sequence: MAAEDKQNETAQDPITQDESAQSETALSDGAQAVAAPEDSAPVATAAKPVVQAKTGRMSAQALIQAFEAEQLKDELPEIYVGDTVKVGVRIREGNKERVQPYEGVVIAKRHGGLNATITVRRIFQGVGVERIFLLHSPQVAFVNVERRGKVRRAKLFYLRDRVGKATRVKQRFDR